In Populus nigra chromosome 10, ddPopNigr1.1, whole genome shotgun sequence, the following proteins share a genomic window:
- the LOC133704449 gene encoding chromatin assembly factor 1 subunit FAS1 — MAEVVKMAIDCEDESKPSGQDQPKKTLKRKRATLTPTQQQQLVNLTGEQKELQIEELKREMEGLFGYYKETMNQKMGFGFGVDLGGSECINVNGMVGLLMEESDMSFSKLVEEIYGKLVKKSGNLTVAVVKSAVLFVGQRITYGVPNIDADVLEDETESCLWCWETRDLKLMPKSVRGALKIRRMCRAKIHERITAVFAMITALQKSETDENYKSDLIKSSGKLGKVLREADIRLLVDGMLQKNGAEMAEKQVKREEKLIIKQLEKNKREEEKEKKRMDLEFQKEKRQTEKEQKRLQEEAEKDERRREREEFEMKRQLKRQQEEVEKEQRRKEKEEAELKRRVAVQKQASMMERFLKRSKSSSPCQNDQSSTKATTSDSSSKKSKRMDEAVTQLMDCAPLLNDNITSDDILKSHLSSWCHLGCSIRSNRKQHWSIRRKPKTGLFKELKLTAIRDPTHDDDSSVEKLDSGWGDQTSDDISCIDVRKCNRRKQLLQFDKSHRPAFYGIWPKTSHAVGPRHPLRRDPDLDYDVDSDEEWEEEDPGESLSDCDKDDGEESLEEEYSKADDEEESEDGFFVPDGYLSENEGVQPHRMDADPSVEEARSSPSCKQDLESEEFCMLLKQQKCLNSLTDNALRKNHPMIVLNIMHEKDALLVADDLSDISKVEKMCLQALSMRAFPGGPQMEMFVDVSSENHDACLLTAKASATRIPTVITLQDSDMTIVVSVIQSCSQSMNKMVESLQQKFPTVSKLQLRNKVREISDFVDNRWQVKKEVLDGFGIRSSPEKSRGRKHNISTFFSKRCLPPAGKSTNPNESSPPLLKHGSVAESQQICTYSHP; from the exons ACAGAAAGAACTCCAGATTGAGGAATTGAAGAGAGAAATGGAAGGGCTATTTGGGTATTACAAAGAAACGATGAATCAGAAAAtgggttttgggtttggtgTAGATTTGGGTGGAAGTGAGTGTATTAATGTGAATGGGATGGTGGGTCTGTTAATGGAAGAGAGTGACATGTCGTTTTCGAAACTGGTAGAGGAAATATATGGGAAGTTAGTGAAAAAGAGTGGGAATTTGACTGTTGCAGTGGTGAAAAGTGCTGTGTTGTTTGTTGGTCAAAGAATAACATATGGCGTGCCTAATATAGATGCTGATGTTTTGGAGGATGAGACTGAAAGTTGTCTTTGGTGCTGggag ACACGAGATTTAAAGCTAATGCCGAAATCTGTCCGTGGTGCATTGAAAATCAGGCGTATGTGCCGAGCAAAGATCCATGAGAGGATTACTGCTGTTTTCG CGATGATAACTGCATTACAGAAGTCAGAGACTGATGAAAATTACAAAagtgatttaataaaatcatcagGGAAGCTTGGCAAAGTGTTAAGAGAGGCAGACATTCGTTTGTTAGTGGATGGCATGTTACAGAAGAATGGAGCAGAGAT GGCTGAAAAGCaagtaaaaagagaagaaaaattgatCATCAAGCAACTGGAGAAAAATAAACGAGAagaggaaaaggagaaaaaaaggatggaccttgaatttcaaaaggaaaagagaCAAACT GAGAAAGAGCAAAAGCGACTGCAGGAGGAGGCGGAAAAAGATGAACGGCGTCGTGAAAGGGAAGAGTTTGAAATGAAGAGACAACTGAAAAGGCAGCAAGAGGAAGTTGAGAAGGAACAGCGACGCAAGGAGAAGGAAGAAGCTGAGTTGAAAAGGCGAGTTGCTGTACAGAAGCAAGCTTCAATGATGGAACGCTTTctaaaaagaagcaaaagtAGTTCCCCATGTCAGAATGACCAGAGTTCAACTAAAGCAACCACTTCTGATTCCTCAAGCAAAAAGAGTAAAAGGATGGATGAAGCAGTTACTCAGTTAATGGACTGTGCTCCTTTGTTAAATGATAACATTACAAGTGATGACATTCTCAA GTCACACTTGTCTTCCTGGTGTCATTTGGGTTGCTCTATCCGTTCCAATAGAAAACAGCATTGGAGTATCCGTAGGAAGCCTAAGACTGGACTGTTTAAGGAACTTAAGCTAACTGCTATCAGGGACCCAACTCATGATGATGATTCAAGTGTAGAGAAGCTTGATAGTGGATGGGGAGATCAAACTTCTGATGACATATCGTGCATAGATGTTAGAAAATGTAATCGGAGGAAGCAATTGTTGCAGTTTGATAAGAGCCATAGACCTGCTTTTTATGGTATCTGGCCTAAGACAAG TCATGCTGTTGGACCACGCCATCCATTAAGGAGGGATCCAGACTTAGATTATGATGTTGACAGTGATGAAGAATGGGAAGAG GAGGATCCTGGTGAAAGCCTCTCGGATTGTGATAAGGATGATGGAGAAGAAAGTTTAGAGGAAGAATATTCAAAagctgatgatgaagaagagagTGAAGATGGTTTTTTTGTACCTGATGGGTATCTCTCAGAAAATGAG GGAGTACAACCTCACAGAATGGATGCTGATCCTTCAGTCGAGGAGGCCAGAAGCTCGCCTAGTTGCAAGCAAGACTTAGAGAGTGAGGAGTTCTGTATGTTGCTGAAACAGCAGAAATGTCTGAACAGTTTAACTGATAATGCCCTTCGGAAAAATCATCCCATGATTGTATTGAATATAATGCATGAGAAGGATGCGTTGTTAGTGGCTGATGACCTGAGTGACATTTCTAAAGTGGAAAAAATGTGTTTGCAAGCACTTAGCATGCGAGCATTCCCTGGAGGACCACAAATGGAGATGTTCGTGGATGTGTCATCTGAAAATCATGATGCTTGCTTGTTAACTGCGAAGGCCAGTGCTACACGTATCCCAACTGTGATAACTTTACAAGACTCGGATATGACTATAGTT GTGTCTGTTATTCAGTCATGCTCGCAAAGTATGAATAAAATGGTTGAATCACTGCAACAGAAATTCCCCACTGTCTCCAAGTTGCAATTAAGAAACAAAGTTCGTGAGATATCAGATTTTGTGGATAATCGTTGGCAG GTCAAGAAAGAAGTTTTGGATGGTTTTGGCATTAGAAGTTCGCCAG AAAAGAGCAGAGGAAGGAAGCATAACATTTCTACATTTTTCTCCAAGAGGTGCCTGCCTCCTGCTGGTAAAAGCACGAATCCTAATGAGTCCTCACCGCCTCTGCTGAAACATGGTTCTGTTGCTGAGAGCCAACAAATTTGCACATACAGCCATCCATAG